From Coffea arabica cultivar ET-39 chromosome 9c, Coffea Arabica ET-39 HiFi, whole genome shotgun sequence, one genomic window encodes:
- the LOC113707923 gene encoding uncharacterized protein isoform X1: MASMRRLARALAASSKTLASFPPLSSRSSPRLQLPQLYNRVFEHRGYSNASEGLPSRLKIETYFPAMLAALFGGGLINVAYADADEDAAKNPMPPQPSQTSSYSDLEETAKKERLRLEELLKSKGVGYGSYPRFTVAVKGQKVTIRFQIPPACEIPLLIANLVSRLGVKVDDSASGADMLLRAWDSGVAWQLTLSQPKQESGENHAQEKDTNATKEDLCILLFRPLIGSDKAEIEFMKPGSLSPEELDALVSVLQIAGQQKTLAVRPRGDVTRAPPMDKTVASLEAMGVKIFGLTEPNVDHAKQEISWDNIAGYSQQKREIEDTILLALQSPEVYDDIARGTRCKFESNRPKAVLFEGPPGTGKTSCARVIANQAGVPLLYVPLEVIMSKYYGESERLLGKAFSLANELPKGAIVFLDEVDSFAVARDGETHEATRRVLSVLLRQIDGFEQEKRVVVVAATNRKQDLDPALISRFDSMITFSLPDHLTRQEIAAQYAKHLTQSELAEFANVTENMSGRDIRDVCQQAERRWASKIIRGQANAGEGQVSLPPLQEYVDCATNRQRSLLSIEGENRRPNPLGKKPQFDFV, translated from the exons ATGGCGTCCATGAGGCGTCTTGCCAGGGCACTTGCCGCCTCCTCCAAAACCCTAGCTTCCTTTCCTCCCCTCTCCTCGCGTTCTTCTCCCCGCCTTCAGCTCCCTCAGCTCTACAATC GAGTTTTTGAGCATCGTGGATATTCCAATGCATCTGAAGGTCTTCCGTCCAGATTAAAGATTGAAACGTATTTTCCTGCCATGTTAGCCGCATTGTTTGGAGGTGGGCTAATAAATGTGGCTTATGCAGATGCTGATGAG GATGCAGCTAAAAACCCTATGCCTCCACAGCCTTCTCAAACTTCAAGTTATAGTGATCTCGAGGAAACTGCCAAGAAAGAGAGGCTTCGACTTGAAGAGCTGCTTAAGAGCAAAGGAGTGGGATATGGCTCTTATCCTCGATTTACAGTGGCTGTTAAGGGGCAAAAG GTAACCATTAGGTTCCAAATTCCTCCTGCCTGTGAAATTCCGCTATTGATTGCAAATCTAGTTTCACGTCTCGGAGTGAAAGTTGATGACAGTGCGTCTGGAGCAGATATGTTATTACGGGCCTGGGACAG TGGTGTAGCTTGGCAACTAACACTTAGCCAACCAAAACAAGAAAGTGGTGAAAATCATGCACAAGAAAAGGATACAAATGCCACTAAGGAGGATCTATGCATTCTTTTGTTCCGTCCTTTAATTGGATCTGATAAAGCA GAAATTGAATTTATGAAGCCAGGAAGTTTAAGTCCAGAGGAGCTTGATGCTTTGGTATCTGTCCTGCAAATAGCAGGACAACAGAAAACATTGGCAGTAAGACCGAGGGGTGACGTTACTAGGGCTCCTCCAATGGACAAAACTGTTGCCAGTTTGGAGGCCATGGGAGTGAAGATTTTTGGACTTACTGAACCTAATGTAGATCATGCAAAACAGGAAATCTCTTGGGACAACATTGCCGGCTACAGTCAACAAAAAAG AGAAATTGAAGACACGATATTGCTTGCACTGCAAAGTCCTGAAGTATATGATGATATTGCTCGTGGGACACGCTGTAAGTTTGAAAGCAACAGACCAAAAGCAGTGCTTTTTGAAGGTCCTCCAG GTACTGGGAAGACATCTTGTGCTCGAGTAATTGCTAATCAAGCG GGTGTACCACTATTATATGTGCCGCTGGAGGTTATCATGTCGAAATATTATGGCGAAAGTGAGCGTTTATTGGGAAAAGCATTTTCACTGGCCAATGAGCTACCTAAGGGTGCAATCGTTTTCCTAGATGAG GTTGATTCTTTTGCTGTTGCTCGTGATGGTGAAACACATGAGGCAACTCGTAGAGTTTTATCAGTACTATTGCGACAG ATCGATGGATTTGAGCAGGAGAAGAGAGTAGTAGTAGTTGCTGCAACCAATAGGAAACAAGACCTTGACCCTGCTTTAATTAG TCGGTTTGATTCTATGATAACTTTTAGCCTCCCGGATCACCTGACTCGCCAAGAAATTGCTGCTCAGTATGCGAAGCACTTGACGCAATCTGAACTAGCCGAATTTGCTAATGTTACAGAAAA TATGTCAGGTCGAGATATCAGGGATGTTTGCCAACAAGCAGAGAGGCGTTGGGCATCAAAG ATTATACGAGGGCAAGCCAATGCAGGTGAAGGGCAAGTGTCGCTTCCACCTCTCCAGGAATACGTCGACTGCGCTACAAACCGTCAAAGATCTCTACTCAGTATCGAAGGAGAGAATCGACGCCCCAATCCTCTGGGGAAAAAACCCCAGTTTGATTTTGTTTAA
- the LOC113707923 gene encoding uncharacterized protein isoform X2, translating into MPPQPSQTSSYSDLEETAKKERLRLEELLKSKGVGYGSYPRFTVAVKGQKVTIRFQIPPACEIPLLIANLVSRLGVKVDDSASGADMLLRAWDSGVAWQLTLSQPKQESGENHAQEKDTNATKEDLCILLFRPLIGSDKAEIEFMKPGSLSPEELDALVSVLQIAGQQKTLAVRPRGDVTRAPPMDKTVASLEAMGVKIFGLTEPNVDHAKQEISWDNIAGYSQQKREIEDTILLALQSPEVYDDIARGTRCKFESNRPKAVLFEGPPGTGKTSCARVIANQAGVPLLYVPLEVIMSKYYGESERLLGKAFSLANELPKGAIVFLDEVDSFAVARDGETHEATRRVLSVLLRQIDGFEQEKRVVVVAATNRKQDLDPALISRFDSMITFSLPDHLTRQEIAAQYAKHLTQSELAEFANVTENMSGRDIRDVCQQAERRWASKIIRGQANAGEGQVSLPPLQEYVDCATNRQRSLLSIEGENRRPNPLGKKPQFDFV; encoded by the exons ATGCCTCCACAGCCTTCTCAAACTTCAAGTTATAGTGATCTCGAGGAAACTGCCAAGAAAGAGAGGCTTCGACTTGAAGAGCTGCTTAAGAGCAAAGGAGTGGGATATGGCTCTTATCCTCGATTTACAGTGGCTGTTAAGGGGCAAAAG GTAACCATTAGGTTCCAAATTCCTCCTGCCTGTGAAATTCCGCTATTGATTGCAAATCTAGTTTCACGTCTCGGAGTGAAAGTTGATGACAGTGCGTCTGGAGCAGATATGTTATTACGGGCCTGGGACAG TGGTGTAGCTTGGCAACTAACACTTAGCCAACCAAAACAAGAAAGTGGTGAAAATCATGCACAAGAAAAGGATACAAATGCCACTAAGGAGGATCTATGCATTCTTTTGTTCCGTCCTTTAATTGGATCTGATAAAGCA GAAATTGAATTTATGAAGCCAGGAAGTTTAAGTCCAGAGGAGCTTGATGCTTTGGTATCTGTCCTGCAAATAGCAGGACAACAGAAAACATTGGCAGTAAGACCGAGGGGTGACGTTACTAGGGCTCCTCCAATGGACAAAACTGTTGCCAGTTTGGAGGCCATGGGAGTGAAGATTTTTGGACTTACTGAACCTAATGTAGATCATGCAAAACAGGAAATCTCTTGGGACAACATTGCCGGCTACAGTCAACAAAAAAG AGAAATTGAAGACACGATATTGCTTGCACTGCAAAGTCCTGAAGTATATGATGATATTGCTCGTGGGACACGCTGTAAGTTTGAAAGCAACAGACCAAAAGCAGTGCTTTTTGAAGGTCCTCCAG GTACTGGGAAGACATCTTGTGCTCGAGTAATTGCTAATCAAGCG GGTGTACCACTATTATATGTGCCGCTGGAGGTTATCATGTCGAAATATTATGGCGAAAGTGAGCGTTTATTGGGAAAAGCATTTTCACTGGCCAATGAGCTACCTAAGGGTGCAATCGTTTTCCTAGATGAG GTTGATTCTTTTGCTGTTGCTCGTGATGGTGAAACACATGAGGCAACTCGTAGAGTTTTATCAGTACTATTGCGACAG ATCGATGGATTTGAGCAGGAGAAGAGAGTAGTAGTAGTTGCTGCAACCAATAGGAAACAAGACCTTGACCCTGCTTTAATTAG TCGGTTTGATTCTATGATAACTTTTAGCCTCCCGGATCACCTGACTCGCCAAGAAATTGCTGCTCAGTATGCGAAGCACTTGACGCAATCTGAACTAGCCGAATTTGCTAATGTTACAGAAAA TATGTCAGGTCGAGATATCAGGGATGTTTGCCAACAAGCAGAGAGGCGTTGGGCATCAAAG ATTATACGAGGGCAAGCCAATGCAGGTGAAGGGCAAGTGTCGCTTCCACCTCTCCAGGAATACGTCGACTGCGCTACAAACCGTCAAAGATCTCTACTCAGTATCGAAGGAGAGAATCGACGCCCCAATCCTCTGGGGAAAAAACCCCAGTTTGATTTTGTTTAA
- the LOC113707610 gene encoding uncharacterized protein, which translates to MMEEPVELLTRPPPVLSPCTSAKRRSTSRTATDSNSPEFEFWNMLRNPSFPQPNLLSADELFSDGVLLPLHLLNNHSSDDQKPSSADPPETSGSDQPGPGSRPDVSNVLSALSAPTFTSSKRWKDIFKISGDRRKLEDESSRKEKKKEKKIAGGGGGPSNGGVSAAAELNINIWPFRRSRSAGNGGNRPRMAGAGATRKVSSAPCSRSNSAGESKSRKQWPSSPSRGGVHLGRSSPVWQVRRGAAGGGKGAAADIGARNAEKGAKREVNNEARRKTSVAAVSSSGAAKAKALHLNVPMCIGYRNHLSCRRDENSAVGCAAEGAAGLGGVGGVAGSAHGGGGGSDEGVRGSSNLFKIRSLFTKKVH; encoded by the coding sequence ATGATGGAAGAGCCAGTTGAGCTGCTCACGAGGCCACCTCCTGTGCTCTCCCCCTGCACCAGCgccaaaagaagaagcactTCTAGAACCGCTACAGATTCCAACTCACCCGAATTTGAGTTCTGGAATATGCTCCGAAACCCGTCTTTTCCCCAGCCCAACCTTCTCTCAGCTGATGAGCTCTTCTCTGACGGTGTCCTCCTCCCTCTCCACCTCCTCAATAACCATTCCTCCGACGACCAAAAGCCATCATCCGCCGACCCACCTGAAACTTCCGGGTCAGACCAACCCGGCCCCGGATCGAGACCCGATGTCTCTAACGTCTTGTCTGCTTTGTCAGCACCCACATTCACTTCTTCCAAGCGGTGGAAAGACATTTTCAAGATTAGCGGCGACCGGAGAAAGTTAGAGGATGAGAGTAGtcggaaagaaaagaagaaagagaagaaaatcgCAGGTGGTGGAGGAGGGCCGAGTAATGGTGGGGTCAGCGCCGCGGCGGAGCTGAACATAAATATCTGGCCATTCAGGAGGAGTAGATCAGCCGGGAACGGCGGAAATAGGCCGCGGATGGCGGGTGCCGGTGCAACTCGCAAGGTGAGTAGTGCGCCGTGCTCGAGGAGTAACTCAGCCGGTGAGTCCAAGTCTAGGAAACAGTGGCCTAGCAGTCCAAGTCGAGGTGGGGTCCACTTGGGCCGGAGTAGCCCGGTTTGGCAAGTCCGCCGCGGTGCTGCCGGTGGCGGGAAGGGAGCCGCCGCCGACATCGGGGCAAGGAATGCTGAGAAGGGTGCTAAAAGAGAGGTTAACAATGAAGCTCGCCGGAAAACGTCTGTTGCCGCCGTGTCAAGCAGTGGCGCAGCCAAGGCAAAGGCCTTGCATTTGAACGTTCCGATGTGTATTGGTTATAGGAATCACTTGAGCTGTAGAAGAGATGAAAATAGCGCTGTGGGTTGTGCGGCTGAAGGCGCCGctggtcttggtggagttggcGGCGTCGCCGGTAGTGCTCATGGAGGAGGAGGTGGCTCCGACGAAGGCGTACGTGGCAGCagtaatttatttaaaatccgAAGCCTCTTTACCAAGAAAGTGCATTAG
- the LOC113708675 gene encoding pyrophosphate--fructose 6-phosphate 1-phosphotransferase subunit beta-like, with the protein MAAAAATLLSNGDAKPQNTGRFASVYSEVQNNRLDHSLSLPAVLRKSFQVVDGPPSSAAGNPDEIKKLFPCLFGQPSAVLVPGDAGNAPQSLKVGVVLSGGQAPGGHNVISGIYDYLQDRCKGSTLYGFRGGPAGIMKCKYTVLNSEYIYPFRNQGGFDMIRSGRDKIETPEQFKQAAETALKLDLDGLVVIGGDDSNTNACLLAENFRSKNMKTRVIGCPKTIDGDLKCKEVPASFGFDTACKIYAEMIGNVMVDARSTGKYYHFVRLMGRAASHITLECALQTHPNITLIGEEVAANKQTLKNVTDYIVDIITKRAEFGYNYGVILIPEGLIDFIPEVQLLIAELNEILAHDKVDEAGLWKQKLQPQSLELFKLLPAAIQEQLMLERDPHGNVQVAKIETEKMFIQMVETELENRKQAGAYKAQFKGQSHFFGYEGRCGLPSNFDSTYCYALGYGAGALLQSGKTGLISSVGNLAAPVEEWTVGGTALTSLMDVERRHGKFKPVIKKAMVELEGAPFKQFASLREEWALNNRYISPGPIQFVGPASDKVNHTLLLEFGAQA; encoded by the exons ATGGCGGCCGCTGCGGCTACTCTCCTCTCTAACGGCGACGCCAAGCCTCAGAACACTGGCCGCTTCGCCTCCGTTTACAGTGAAGTTCAGAACAACCGTCTTGAtcactctctctccctccctgcTGTCCTTCGCAAATCCTTCCAAGTCGTCGACGGTCCTCCCAGCTCCGCTGCCGGCAATCCAG ATGAGATAAAAAAGCTGTTCCCATGCTTGTTTGGACAACCATCAGCAGTGTTGGTACCAGGTGATGCTGGAAATGCACCACAAAGCTTGAAGGTTGGCGTGGTGTTATCAGGAGGCCAAGCTCCTGGAGGACACAATGTTATTTCTGGAATTTATG ATTACTTGCAGGATCGTTGCAAAGGAAGCACGTTGTATGGGTTTAGGGGTGGACCAGCTGGAATTATGAAGTGCAAGTACACAGTGTTGAATTCAGAATATATCTACCCATTCAGAAACCAG GGTGGATTTGATATGATCCGTAGTGGTAGAGACAAGATTGAGACTCCTGAACAG TTTAAGCAAGCTGCAGAAACTGCATTGAAACTTGATTTGGATGGGCTTGTTGTGATCGGTGGTGATGATTCAAATACAAATGCATGTCTCCTTGCTGAGAACTTCAG GAGTAAAAACATGAAGACTCGGGTGATTGGATGTCCAAAAACAATTGATGGTGACTTGAAATGCAAAGAGGTTCCAGCAAGTTTTGGATTTGATACTGCCTGCAAG ATATATGCTGAAATGATTGGAAATGTCATGGTAGATGCTCGCTCAACTGGAAAATATTATCATT TTGTACGTCTTATGGGGCGTGCTGCTTCCCACATCACTTTGGAGTGTGCTCTGCAAACCCATCCTAACATTACTCTTATTGGAGAAGAG GTTGCAGCTAACAAGCAGACGCTTAAGAATGTGACCGACTACATTGTAGATATAATAACAAAACGGGCAGAATTTGGGTACAATTATGGCGTGATTCTCATCCCAGAAGGGCTTATAGATTTCATTCCTGAG GTCCAGCTGCTCATTGCAGAGCTTAATGAGATTTTGGCTCATGACAAAGTTGATGAAGCTGGTCTTTGGAAACAGAAACTCCAGCCTCAGTCCCTGGAGCTCTTTAAGCTTTTGCCTGCAGCAATTCAGGAACAACTGATGCTTGAGAGAGATCCACATGGAAATGTCCAG GTTGCAAAAATCGAAACAGAGaaaatgttcattcaaatgGTTGAAACTGAGTTGGAGAACAGGAAGCAGGCTGGTGCTTACAAGGCTCAATTTAAAGGACAATCTCATTTTTTCGG ATACGAAGGAAGGTGCGGTTTGCCTTCTAACTTTGACTCTACGTACTGCTATGCACTGGGTTATGGTGCTGGAGCACTGCTTCAAAGTGGGAAAACGGGATTAATTTCATCA GTTGGGAACTTGGCCGCTCCAGTTGAAGAATGGACTGTTGGAGGAACGGCATTGACTTCATTAATGGATGTTGAGAGGCGACATG GTAAGTTCAAGCCAGTGATTAAAAAAGCAATGGTGGAACTTGAAG GTGCACCATTCAAACAATTTGCTTCACTGAGAGAAGAGTGGGCTCTCAACAACCGATACATTTCTCCTG GTCCTATTCAATTTGTTGGCCCAGCATCTGACAAGGTTAATCACACATTATTGTTGGAATTTGGTGCTCAAGCTTAA